A window from Symphalangus syndactylus isolate Jambi chromosome 22, NHGRI_mSymSyn1-v2.1_pri, whole genome shotgun sequence encodes these proteins:
- the FAM131C gene encoding protein FAM131C, translating into MGSCVSRDLFTSAHKNCPMPQGSDPLNPDLPSGCTPTVAPDHVIGKDKQVDFCWDPWQRCFQTTNGYLSNSRSHPGNYNVAALATSSLVGVVQSIKDHITKPTAMARGRVAHLIEWKGWSAQRAGWELSPAEDEHYCCLPDELREARFAAGVAEQFAITEATLSAWSSLDDEELHPENSPQGIVRLQDLESIYLQDSLPSGPSQDDSLRAFSSPGPSPDSCPSPEEPPSTTGIPQPPSPELQHRRWLPGAQGPEGGTHLPGSLPSMDSGSLWEEDEVFYN; encoded by the exons ACCTGTTCACAAGTGCCCACAAGAACTGCCCCATGCCCCAGGGCTCGGACCCCTTGAACCCAGACCTGCCTTCGGGCTGCACTCCCACCGTGGCTCCAGACCATGTCATTGGCAAG GACAAACAGGTGGATTTCTGTTGGGATCCTTGGCAG AGGTGCTTCCAGACCACCAATGGCTACCTGTCCAACTCCAGGTCCCACCCTGGCAACTACAACGTGGCAGCCCTGGCCACCTCGTCCCTTGTGG GGGTGGTGCAGAGCATCAAGGACCACATCACAAAGCCCACGGCCATGGCCCGAGGCCGCGTGGCCCACCTCATCGAGTGGAAGGGCTGGAGTGCCCAGCGGGCAGGCTGGGAGCTGTCCCCAGCTGAGGACGAGCATTACTGCTGCCTCCCGGATGAGCTGCGTGAGGCCCGCTTTGCTGCAG GGGTCGCCGAGCAGTTTGCCATCACAGAGGCCACACTGAGCGCTTGGTCCTCGCTGGATGACGAGGAGCTGCACCCCGAGAACAGCCCCCAGGGCATCGTCCGGCTCCAAG ATCTGGAGAGCATCTACCTTCAGGACAGCCTTCCCAGCGGCCCCTCGCAGGATGACAGCCTTCGGGCCTTCTCCTCGCCTGGCCCCTCCCCTGACAGCTGTCCCTCACCTGAGGAGCCCCCCAGCACCACTGGCATCCCGCAGCCCCCCAGCCCAGAGCTGCAGCATCGGCGGTGGCTGCCCGGGGCCCAAGGACCCGAGGGTGGGACCCACCTGCCGGGCTCCCTCCCCTCCATGGACAGTGGCTCCCTCTGGGAGGAGGACGAGGTGTTCTATAACTGA
- the CLCNKB gene encoding chloride channel protein ClC-Kb isoform X1: protein MEELVGLREGSSGDPVTLRELWGPCPRIRRGVRGGLEWLKQKLFRLGEDWYFLMTLGVLMALVSYAMDLAVESVVRAHQWLYGEIGDSPLLRYLSWTVYPVALVSFSSGFSQSITPSSGGSGIPEVKTILSGVILEDYLDIKNFGAKVVGMCCTLACGSTLFLGKVGPFVHLSVMIAAYLGRVRTTTIGEPENKSKQNEMLVAAAAVGVATVFGAPFSGVLFSIEVMSSHFSVWDYWRGFFAATCGAFVFRLLAVFNSEQETITSLYKTSFQVDVPFDLPEIFFFVALGGVCGILSCAYLFCQRIFFGFIRNNRFSSKLLATSKPVYSALATLVLASITYPPSAGRFLASRLSMKQHLDSLFNNHSWALMTQNSSPPWPEELDPQHLWWEWYHPQFTIFGTLAFFLVMKFWMLILATTIPIPAGYFMPIFVYGAAIGRLFGETLSFIFPEGIVAGGITNPIMPGGYALAGAAAFSGAVTHTISTALLAFELTGQIVHALPVLMAVLAANAIAQSCQPSFYDGTIIVKKLPYLPRILGRNIGSHRVRVEHFMNRSINTLAKDTPLEEVVKVVTSTDVAEYPLVESTDSQILVGIVQRAQLVQALQAEPPSWAPGHQQCLQDILAGGCPTEPVTLKLSPETSLHEAHNLFELLNLHSLFVTSRGRAVGCVSWVEMKKAISNLTNPPAQK, encoded by the exons ATGGAGGAGTTGGTGGGGCTGCGTGAAGGCTCCTCAGGGGACCCTGTGACTCTGCGGGAGCTGTGGGGCCCGTGTCCCCGCATCCGCCGAGGCGTCCGAG GTGGCCTGGAGTGGCTGAAGCAGAAGCTGTTCCGCCTGGGCGAGGACTGGTACTTCCTGATGACCCTCGGGGTGCTCATGGCCCTGGTCAGCTATGCCATGGACTTGGCTGTTGAGAGTGTGGTCCGAG CGCATCAGTGGCTGTACGGGGAGATTGGGGACAGCCCCCTCCTCCGGTATCTCTCCTGGACTGTGTACCCTGTGGCCCTCGTCTCCTTCTCCTCGGGCTTCTCCCAGAGCATCACGCCCTCCTCTGGAG GTTCTGGAATCCCGGAGGTGAAGACCATCTTGTCGGGTGTGATCTTGGAGGACTACCTGGATATCAAGAACTTTGGGGCCAAGGTGGTGGGCATGTGCTGCACCCTGGCCTGTGGCAGCACCCTCTTCCTCGGCAAAGTG GGCCCTTTCGTGCACCTGTCTGTAATGATCGCTGCCTACCTGGGCCGTGTGCGCACCACGACCATCGGGGAGCCTGAG AACAAGAGCAAGCAAAACGAAATGCTGGTGGCAGCGGCGGCAGTGGGCGTGGCCACAGTCTTTGGCGCTCCCTTCAGCG GCGTCCTGTTCAGCATCGAGGTCATGTCTTCCCACTTCTCTGTCTGGGATTACTGGAGGGGTTTCTTTGCCGCCACCTGTGGGGCCTTCGTGTTCCGGCTCTTGGCGGTCTTCAACAGCGAGCAGG AGACCATCACCTCCCTCTACAAGACCAGTTTCCAGGTGGATGTTCCCTTCGACCTGCCTGAGATCTTCTTTTTTGTGGCGCTGGG GGGTGTCTGCGGCATCCTGAGCTGTGCTTACCTCTTCTGTCAGCGCATCTTCTTTGGCTTCATCAGGAACAATCGGTTCAGCTCCAAACTGCTGGCCACCAG CAAGCCTGTATACTCCGCCCTGGCAACCTTGGTTCTCGCCTCCATCACCTACCCACCCAGTGCCGGCCGCTTCCTAGCATCTCGG CTGTCCATGAAGCAGCATCTGGACTCGCTGTTCAACAACCACTCCTGGGCACTGATGACCCAGAACTCCAGCCCACCCTGGCCTGAGGAGCTTGACCCCCAGCACCTGTGGTGGGAATGGTACCACCCGCAGTTCACCATCTTTGGGACCCTTGCCTTCTTCCTGGTTATGAAG ttctggatgctgatTCTGGCCACCACCATCCCCATCCCAGCTGGGTACTTCATGCCCATCTTCGTCTATG GAGCTGCTATCGGGCGCCTCTTTGGGGAGACTCTGTCTTTCATCTTCCCTGAGGGCATCGTGGCTGGAGGGATCACCAATCCCATCATGCCCGGGGGGTATGCCCTGGCAG GGGCTGCAGCCTTCTCAGGGGCTGTGACCCACACCATCTCCACGGCGCTGCTGGCCTTTGAGCTGACCGGCCAGATAGTGCATGCACTGCCTGTGCTGATGGCGGTGCTGGCGGCCAACGCCATCGCACAGAGCTGCCAGCCCTCCTTCTACGATGGCACCATCATTGTCAAGAAGCTGCCATACCTGCCACGGATTCTGGGCCGCAACATCGG CTCCCACCGCGTCAGGGTGGAGCACTTCATGAACCGCAGCATCAACACACTGGCCAAGGACACGCCGCTGGAGGAGGTGGTCAAGGTTGTGACCTCCACAGACGTGGCCGAGTATCCCCTGGTGGAGAGCACAG ACTCTCAGATCCTGGTGGGCATCGTGCAGAGGGCCCAGCTGGTGCAGGCCCTCCAGGCTGAGCCTCCTTCCTGGGCTCCTGGACACCAG cagtgTCTCCAGGACATCTTGGCTGGGGGCTGCCCCACAGAACCAGTGACCCTGAAGCTGTCCCCAGAGACTTCTCTGCATGAG GCACACAACCTCTTTGAGCTGTTGAACCTTCACTCCCTCTTTGTGACGTCGCGGGGCAGAGCTGTGGGCTGCGTGTCCTGGGTGGAG ATGAAGAAAGCAATTTCCAACCTGACAAATCCACCAGCCCAAAAGTGA
- the CLCNKB gene encoding chloride channel protein ClC-Kb isoform X2, whose translation MEELVGLREGSSGDPVTLRELWGPCPRIRRGVRGGLEWLKQKLFRLGEDWYFLMTLGVLMALVSYAMDLAVESVVRAHQWLYGEIGDSPLLRYLSWTVYPVALVSFSSGFSQSITPSSGGSGIPEVKTILSGVILEDYLDIKNFGAKVVGMCCTLACGSTLFLGKVGPFVHLSVMIAAYLGRVRTTTIGEPENKSKQNEMLVAAAAVGVATVFGAPFSGVLFSIEVMSSHFSVWDYWRGFFAATCGAFVFRLLAVFNSEQETITSLYKTSFQVDVPFDLPEIFFFVALGGVCGILSCAYLFCQRIFFGFIRNNRFSSKLLATSKPVYSALATLVLASITYPPSAGRFLASRLSMKQHLDSLFNNHSWALMTQNSSPPWPEELDPQHLWWEWYHPQFTIFGTLAFFLVMKFWMLILATTIPIPAGYFMPIFVYGAAIGRLFGETLSFIFPEGIVAGGITNPIMPGGYALAGAAAFSGAVTHTISTALLAFELTGQIVHALPVLMAVLAANAIAQSCQPSFYDGTIIVKKLPYLPRILGRNIGSHRVRVEHFMNRSINTLAKDTPLEEVVKVVTSTDVAEYPLVESTDSQILVGIVQRAQLVQALQAEPPSWAPGHQCLQDILAGGCPTEPVTLKLSPETSLHEAHNLFELLNLHSLFVTSRGRAVGCVSWVEMKKAISNLTNPPAQK comes from the exons ATGGAGGAGTTGGTGGGGCTGCGTGAAGGCTCCTCAGGGGACCCTGTGACTCTGCGGGAGCTGTGGGGCCCGTGTCCCCGCATCCGCCGAGGCGTCCGAG GTGGCCTGGAGTGGCTGAAGCAGAAGCTGTTCCGCCTGGGCGAGGACTGGTACTTCCTGATGACCCTCGGGGTGCTCATGGCCCTGGTCAGCTATGCCATGGACTTGGCTGTTGAGAGTGTGGTCCGAG CGCATCAGTGGCTGTACGGGGAGATTGGGGACAGCCCCCTCCTCCGGTATCTCTCCTGGACTGTGTACCCTGTGGCCCTCGTCTCCTTCTCCTCGGGCTTCTCCCAGAGCATCACGCCCTCCTCTGGAG GTTCTGGAATCCCGGAGGTGAAGACCATCTTGTCGGGTGTGATCTTGGAGGACTACCTGGATATCAAGAACTTTGGGGCCAAGGTGGTGGGCATGTGCTGCACCCTGGCCTGTGGCAGCACCCTCTTCCTCGGCAAAGTG GGCCCTTTCGTGCACCTGTCTGTAATGATCGCTGCCTACCTGGGCCGTGTGCGCACCACGACCATCGGGGAGCCTGAG AACAAGAGCAAGCAAAACGAAATGCTGGTGGCAGCGGCGGCAGTGGGCGTGGCCACAGTCTTTGGCGCTCCCTTCAGCG GCGTCCTGTTCAGCATCGAGGTCATGTCTTCCCACTTCTCTGTCTGGGATTACTGGAGGGGTTTCTTTGCCGCCACCTGTGGGGCCTTCGTGTTCCGGCTCTTGGCGGTCTTCAACAGCGAGCAGG AGACCATCACCTCCCTCTACAAGACCAGTTTCCAGGTGGATGTTCCCTTCGACCTGCCTGAGATCTTCTTTTTTGTGGCGCTGGG GGGTGTCTGCGGCATCCTGAGCTGTGCTTACCTCTTCTGTCAGCGCATCTTCTTTGGCTTCATCAGGAACAATCGGTTCAGCTCCAAACTGCTGGCCACCAG CAAGCCTGTATACTCCGCCCTGGCAACCTTGGTTCTCGCCTCCATCACCTACCCACCCAGTGCCGGCCGCTTCCTAGCATCTCGG CTGTCCATGAAGCAGCATCTGGACTCGCTGTTCAACAACCACTCCTGGGCACTGATGACCCAGAACTCCAGCCCACCCTGGCCTGAGGAGCTTGACCCCCAGCACCTGTGGTGGGAATGGTACCACCCGCAGTTCACCATCTTTGGGACCCTTGCCTTCTTCCTGGTTATGAAG ttctggatgctgatTCTGGCCACCACCATCCCCATCCCAGCTGGGTACTTCATGCCCATCTTCGTCTATG GAGCTGCTATCGGGCGCCTCTTTGGGGAGACTCTGTCTTTCATCTTCCCTGAGGGCATCGTGGCTGGAGGGATCACCAATCCCATCATGCCCGGGGGGTATGCCCTGGCAG GGGCTGCAGCCTTCTCAGGGGCTGTGACCCACACCATCTCCACGGCGCTGCTGGCCTTTGAGCTGACCGGCCAGATAGTGCATGCACTGCCTGTGCTGATGGCGGTGCTGGCGGCCAACGCCATCGCACAGAGCTGCCAGCCCTCCTTCTACGATGGCACCATCATTGTCAAGAAGCTGCCATACCTGCCACGGATTCTGGGCCGCAACATCGG CTCCCACCGCGTCAGGGTGGAGCACTTCATGAACCGCAGCATCAACACACTGGCCAAGGACACGCCGCTGGAGGAGGTGGTCAAGGTTGTGACCTCCACAGACGTGGCCGAGTATCCCCTGGTGGAGAGCACAG ACTCTCAGATCCTGGTGGGCATCGTGCAGAGGGCCCAGCTGGTGCAGGCCCTCCAGGCTGAGCCTCCTTCCTGGGCTCCTGGACACCAG tgTCTCCAGGACATCTTGGCTGGGGGCTGCCCCACAGAACCAGTGACCCTGAAGCTGTCCCCAGAGACTTCTCTGCATGAG GCACACAACCTCTTTGAGCTGTTGAACCTTCACTCCCTCTTTGTGACGTCGCGGGGCAGAGCTGTGGGCTGCGTGTCCTGGGTGGAG ATGAAGAAAGCAATTTCCAACCTGACAAATCCACCAGCCCAAAAGTGA
- the LOC129472118 gene encoding protein FAM131C-like, with translation MDGSDSPCPPMSTPDPGYRGRKTPGPEGDPARAKLSWPSSHRASSSPAPGQHQNWLPCQHPDPHCRVWGSCWLLSHSRHFTSTSTLTPQPLEVRRPGPAQPPASEQLRTGDGGRGTLKEIGQDKQVDFCWDPWQRCFQTTNGYLSNSRSRPGNYNVAALATSSLVGVVQSIKDHITKPTAMARGRVAHLIEWKGWSAQRAGWELSPAEDEHYCCLPDELREARFAAGVAEQFAITEATLSAWSSLDDEELHPENSPQGIVQLQDLESIYLQDSLPSGPSQDDSLRAFSSPGPSPDSCPSPEEPPSTTGIPQPPSPELQHPWQLPGAQGPEGGTHLPGSLPSMDSGSL, from the exons ATGGATGGCTCTGACTCTCCCTGTCCACCCATGAGCACCCCCGACCCAGGCTACAGAGGCAGGAAAACCCCAGGCCCAGAAGGAGATCCCGCCAGGGCCAAA ctgagctggccctCCTCTCACAGAGCCTCCAGCTCCCCTGCACCTGGACAG CACCAGAACTGGCTGCCCTGTCAACATCCCGATCCCCACTGTCGGGTCTGGGGCAGCTGCTGGCTACTGTCCCACAGCCGGCACTTCACGTCCACATCCACCCTCACCCCCCAGCCCT TGGAGGTCCGGCGCCCAGGACCTGCACAGCCCCCTGCCTCAGAGCAGCTGAGGACAGGGGACGGGGGACGGGGCACGCTGAAAGAGATAGGGCAG GACAAACAGGTGGATTTCTGTTGGGATCCTTGGCAG AGGTGCTTCCAGACAACCAACGGCTACCTGTCCAACTCCAGGTCCCGCCCTGGCAACTACAACGTGGCAGCCCTGGCCACCTCGTCCCTTGTGG GGGTGGTGCAGAGCATCAAGGACCACATCACAAAGCCCACGGCCATGGCCCGAGGCCGCGTGGCCCACCTCATCGAGTGGAAGGGCTGGAGTGCCCAGCGGGCAGGCTGGGAGCTGTCCCCAGCTGAGGACGAGCATTACTGCTGCCTCCCGGATGAGCTGCGTGAGGCCCGCTTTGCTGCAG GGGTCGCCGAGCAGTTTGCCATCACAGAGGCCACACTGAGCGCTTGGTCCTCGCTGGATGACGAGGAGCTGCACCCCGAGAACAGCCCCCAGGGCATCGTCCAGCTCCAAG ATCTGGAGAGCATCTACCTTCAGGACAGCCTTCCCAGCGGCCCCTCGCAGGATGACAGCCTTCGGGCCTTCTCCTCGCCTGGCCCCTCCCCTGACAGCTGTCCCTCACCTGAGGAGCCCCCCAGCACCACTGGCATCCCGCAGCCCCCCAGCCCAGAGCTGCAGCATCCGTGGCAGCTGCCCGGGGCCCAAGGACCCGAGGGTGGGACCCACCTGCCGGGCTCCCTCCCCTCCATGGACAGTGGCTCCCTCTGA